Proteins encoded together in one Caldicellulosiruptor saccharolyticus DSM 8903 window:
- a CDS encoding ribosome maturation factor RimP, with translation MSKVTKKVEELVKPILEKYGFDLVDIEFKKEGKKHFLRVYIDKPGGITIDDCQLVSEELSNKLDIVDPIPFSYYLEVSSPGVDRPLVNDRDFIRNKGRVVDVFLKQPIMNTTKLTGELVEKNEDVLIIMIDGENISIPFENVKKVKVAIRF, from the coding sequence GTGTCAAAGGTGACCAAAAAGGTAGAAGAACTTGTGAAACCTATTTTAGAAAAGTATGGTTTTGATTTGGTAGATATCGAGTTCAAAAAAGAAGGAAAAAAACATTTTCTGAGAGTGTATATAGACAAACCTGGTGGGATTACAATAGATGACTGTCAACTTGTGAGCGAAGAATTGTCTAATAAGCTGGATATTGTTGATCCTATACCTTTTAGCTATTATTTAGAGGTTTCATCACCGGGAGTTGACAGACCGCTTGTGAACGACAGGGATTTTATAAGAAATAAGGGAAGGGTGGTTGATGTTTTCTTGAAACAGCCTATTATGAATACTACCAAGCTAACAGGTGAGCTTGTTGAAAAGAATGAAGATGTGCTGATTATAATGATAGATGGAGAGAATATTTCTATCCCATTTGAGAATGTAAAGAAGGTAAAGGTTGCGATAAGATTCTAA
- the rpe gene encoding ribulose-phosphate 3-epimerase, whose translation MSVKLAPSILSADFSDLKSEVKKLEKAGADLVHIDIMDGCFVENITIGAQVVKALRRHTNLFFDVHLMVVNPEKHIDKFIESGADNITVHAETTHHLDALLNKIKSVGKKASVAINPATPIYLIENVLEIVDMVLVMTVNPGYGGQKFIPYTLKKIQNLSEIRKREGYNFEIEVDGGINEKTIVECVKAGADVIVAGSYVFESENIEKAINKLKNSVRDLR comes from the coding sequence TTGTCTGTAAAACTTGCACCATCAATCTTATCCGCTGATTTTTCAGATTTAAAAAGTGAAGTGAAAAAACTTGAAAAAGCTGGTGCTGATTTGGTACACATAGATATTATGGATGGGTGCTTTGTTGAAAATATCACAATTGGTGCTCAGGTTGTAAAGGCACTAAGAAGACATACAAACCTTTTTTTTGATGTGCATTTGATGGTTGTAAATCCTGAAAAACATATTGACAAATTTATAGAAAGCGGAGCTGACAATATCACAGTGCATGCAGAAACTACTCATCATTTAGATGCTCTTTTAAATAAGATAAAAAGTGTTGGCAAGAAAGCAAGTGTTGCTATAAACCCTGCAACTCCAATTTACCTAATTGAGAATGTGCTGGAAATTGTGGATATGGTCTTGGTTATGACTGTAAATCCTGGCTATGGAGGACAAAAATTTATTCCATACACCTTAAAAAAAATTCAAAATTTATCTGAGATAAGGAAAAGAGAAGGATATAATTTTGAAATTGAGGTAGATGGTGGTATCAACGAGAAGACTATTGTAGAGTGTGTAAAGGCAGGTGCAGATGTAATTGTTGCAGGGTCATATGTTTTTGAAAGTGAAAACATCGAAAAAGCTATAAATAAATTAAAGAATTCAGTGAGAGATTTAAGGTAA
- the rsgA gene encoding ribosome small subunit-dependent GTPase A yields the protein MEINGVIVKAIAGFYYVYDREGTIYECKARGVFRKDDITPLVGDNVTIVEKAKGAYVIDKILPRRNQLIRPPIANVDTAIVVVASVFPEVSFITLDKLLVNVLREKVKPLICVNKVDLDNGKTLEVVKNQYGIFEVIGVSAKTGEGMEKLKEHIKGKISVFAGQSGVGKTSILNCLIPGLNLKVGEISKKIERGRHTTRVVELLRAGEDTYIADTPGFSSIEITGMLKDELKYYYPEFYDYENCKFPGCNHIFEPECGVKAAVNDRKINFERYERYKQIFMQLPAQKEYD from the coding sequence ATGGAGATAAATGGGGTTATTGTAAAAGCAATTGCGGGTTTTTATTACGTCTATGACCGTGAAGGGACCATTTATGAGTGCAAAGCACGTGGAGTGTTTAGGAAAGATGATATAACTCCGCTTGTGGGAGATAATGTTACAATTGTGGAAAAAGCAAAAGGAGCTTATGTAATAGATAAGATTCTTCCGCGGAGAAACCAGCTTATAAGACCACCAATTGCAAATGTAGATACTGCAATTGTTGTAGTAGCTTCTGTTTTCCCTGAGGTTTCTTTCATTACCCTTGACAAATTACTTGTAAATGTTTTAAGAGAAAAGGTAAAACCCCTTATCTGTGTTAATAAGGTTGACCTTGACAATGGCAAGACATTAGAGGTTGTAAAAAATCAGTATGGTATATTTGAAGTCATAGGAGTGTCTGCAAAGACTGGTGAAGGAATGGAAAAATTAAAAGAGCATATCAAAGGAAAGATATCTGTTTTTGCAGGCCAGTCAGGTGTAGGAAAAACATCTATTTTGAACTGTTTAATCCCCGGTTTGAATCTTAAGGTTGGGGAGATTTCTAAAAAGATTGAAAGAGGAAGGCACACCACAAGGGTGGTTGAACTTTTACGAGCAGGTGAAGACACATATATTGCCGATACACCAGGCTTTAGTTCAATAGAGATTACGGGAATGCTCAAAGATGAGCTAAAGTACTATTATCCAGAATTCTATGATTACGAGAATTGTAAATTTCCAGGATGTAATCATATCTTTGAACCTGAATGTGGTGTAAAAGCAGCTGTAAACGATAGAAAAATAAACTTTGAGAGGTATGAGCGTTACAAACAGATATTTATGCAACTTCCTGCCCAAAAGGAATATGATTAA
- the pknB gene encoding Stk1 family PASTA domain-containing Ser/Thr kinase, which translates to MDDFVIGNRYSVIEKLGSGGMSIVYKAKDKVLNRHVAIKVLRSEFANDEEFLSRFRTEALAAASLSHPNIVSIYDVGEQEGMHYIVMEYVNGKTLKEFIKETGRVSTKDAVTIAIQVLRALDHAHKKGIVHRDIKPQNILIDENGIVKVTDFGIARAVSTGTIINTNLTIGSVHYFSPEQARGGYVDNRSDLYSLGVVLYEMVTGVLPFDGDTPISIALKHLQEQPIRPTIYNPDIPRSVEAIILKAMQKDVLLRYQSATEMMQDLKNSLIEPDGDFVKIESHENVATKQFQLEQLKSKDIVLEGDKKQKANKKDWIYVVSGILTALVIVAIGWLIFYNAIGKSLTPQDNEITMPDLVGYSVDDAKSKLDELGLKFTIEEQNDQAEKGTVINQEPAAGIKVKKDTTVKLTVSKGPEMVRVPDVVGQNAKDAEIDLTNAGLNVEIKRDYSDKPVDTVIFQQPAANELIEKNGTVVLTVSLGPKIEKVPVPDVTGLDIASAKELLQKAGLNTGSITYKEVTDSDSNIVISQLPVANTLVDKGSSVDLVVSQKVEQKNTAKIIIKTVILPSDLNEANVKIVVVSNNNESIVFDRVVKKEETPLQVKVPITGPSTIRMYINDQLSSEEMVE; encoded by the coding sequence ATGGATGATTTTGTTATAGGTAATAGGTACAGTGTTATTGAAAAGTTAGGCAGTGGTGGTATGTCGATTGTATACAAGGCAAAGGACAAAGTACTTAACAGACATGTTGCTATAAAAGTATTAAGAAGTGAATTTGCAAATGATGAGGAGTTTTTGTCAAGATTTAGAACAGAGGCTTTAGCTGCAGCTTCGCTTTCACATCCAAATATTGTATCTATTTACGATGTTGGTGAGCAAGAGGGTATGCACTACATAGTAATGGAATATGTAAATGGGAAAACACTAAAAGAATTTATCAAAGAGACAGGAAGAGTCAGTACAAAAGATGCAGTTACAATTGCAATACAGGTTTTGAGAGCACTGGACCATGCACACAAAAAGGGAATTGTTCACAGAGATATAAAGCCACAAAACATTCTAATTGACGAAAATGGAATAGTTAAGGTCACAGATTTTGGCATAGCACGGGCTGTTTCAACCGGAACCATAATAAATACAAATCTGACAATAGGGTCTGTTCATTATTTTTCACCAGAGCAAGCAAGAGGTGGATATGTTGATAATAGGTCTGATTTATATTCGCTTGGAGTTGTATTATATGAGATGGTGACTGGCGTTTTGCCATTTGATGGCGATACCCCTATATCCATTGCGTTAAAACATTTACAAGAACAGCCAATTCGTCCTACAATATACAACCCGGATATTCCACGTAGTGTAGAGGCAATTATCCTAAAAGCTATGCAAAAAGATGTACTTTTAAGATATCAATCTGCAACAGAGATGATGCAAGATTTGAAAAATTCATTAATTGAGCCTGATGGGGATTTTGTAAAGATAGAAAGTCATGAAAATGTTGCAACAAAGCAGTTTCAGCTTGAACAATTGAAGTCAAAAGATATAGTTTTAGAAGGTGACAAAAAGCAAAAAGCAAACAAAAAAGATTGGATATACGTTGTAAGTGGTATTTTAACTGCTTTAGTTATTGTTGCGATTGGCTGGCTAATATTTTATAATGCTATAGGAAAGAGTTTAACACCACAAGATAACGAAATTACAATGCCAGATCTTGTTGGATATTCAGTTGATGATGCGAAAAGCAAATTAGATGAGCTTGGACTAAAGTTTACAATAGAGGAACAAAACGACCAAGCTGAAAAGGGGACAGTTATAAATCAAGAACCGGCTGCTGGCATTAAAGTAAAAAAAGATACAACTGTAAAACTTACAGTTAGTAAAGGGCCAGAGATGGTACGTGTACCAGATGTTGTTGGACAAAATGCGAAGGATGCGGAGATTGATTTGACTAATGCTGGGCTTAATGTAGAGATAAAAAGAGATTATTCTGATAAACCTGTTGACACTGTTATCTTCCAGCAGCCTGCTGCTAACGAATTGATTGAGAAAAACGGAACAGTAGTATTGACTGTGAGCTTAGGGCCTAAGATTGAAAAGGTGCCTGTACCTGATGTTACTGGTTTAGATATAGCTTCTGCAAAAGAACTTTTGCAAAAAGCAGGTCTAAATACTGGCAGTATCACATATAAAGAAGTAACTGACAGTGACTCTAATATTGTTATAAGCCAGCTACCTGTTGCAAATACTCTTGTGGACAAAGGTAGCAGTGTTGACTTAGTAGTTTCCCAAAAGGTTGAACAAAAAAATACTGCTAAGATTATCATAAAAACAGTTATTTTACCTTCTGATTTAAATGAAGCAAATGTAAAGATTGTTGTTGTCTCAAACAACAATGAAAGTATTGTATTTGATAGAGTTGTGAAAAAAGAAGAAACACCTTTGCAGGTAAAGGTACCAATCACAGGACCATCAACTATTAGAATGTATATCAATGACCAATTATCATCGGAAGAGATGGTGGAATAG
- a CDS encoding Stp1/IreP family PP2C-type Ser/Thr phosphatase: protein MKCVKYVALSEIGNVRTNNEDYYLIFKSNNDNFSIFLVADGMGGHNAGEVASSLACKYVLEYLLINLKRFNEIAKEVIKEAYSYANQKITELQVENPLWFGMGTTLAGVFLLKGKVIISNVGDSRVYLINAEKIMQITEDHSLVYEMYKDGKITKEEIYTHPQKNIITRAIGVDKEIEIDIYELTQEELGERWCILLCTDGLTNMVPESYIKEVFVKSTFEKVGEVLINKALENGGVDNITVLYFTA, encoded by the coding sequence ATGAAGTGTGTGAAGTACGTTGCACTCTCAGAAATAGGAAATGTGAGGACAAATAATGAGGACTATTATTTGATATTTAAGTCAAATAATGATAATTTTAGCATATTCTTGGTTGCAGATGGTATGGGTGGTCACAATGCAGGTGAGGTTGCAAGTAGCCTTGCCTGCAAATATGTCCTGGAGTATCTTTTGATAAATCTAAAAAGGTTTAATGAAATAGCAAAAGAGGTTATAAAGGAAGCCTATTCTTATGCAAATCAAAAGATAACAGAGCTTCAGGTTGAAAATCCACTATGGTTTGGAATGGGGACAACCTTGGCTGGGGTATTTCTTCTCAAGGGCAAGGTAATTATTAGCAATGTAGGTGATTCAAGGGTTTATCTTATTAATGCAGAGAAGATAATGCAAATAACAGAAGATCATTCATTAGTTTATGAAATGTACAAAGATGGTAAAATTACAAAAGAGGAGATTTATACTCATCCACAGAAGAATATAATTACACGTGCAATTGGCGTAGACAAAGAGATAGAAATAGATATTTATGAACTTACACAGGAAGAGCTGGGGGAAAGATGGTGTATTTTACTTTGTACAGATGGGCTTACTAACATGGTTCCAGAATCTTACATAAAAGAGGTTTTTGTGAAAAGTACATTTGAAAAAGTAGGAGAAGTGCTAATAAACAAGGCACTTGAAAATGGTGGCGTTGACAATATAACAGTACTCTATTTTACCGCTTAG
- the rlmN gene encoding 23S rRNA (adenine(2503)-C(2))-methyltransferase RlmN: MKRLIKDFTFDELKKWVEETGEKPFRANQIFEWLYKKNATDVNSFTNIPTQLRKRIEEEFILNSLRVVKYESDGESIKFLLELVDGNAIESVFLPYKYGNAICISTQVGCRMKCAFCASTIGGMIRNLSAGEMVDQIVNIENITKKKISNVVLMGSGEPFDNIENVFKFIDIINSKEGKNIGARHITISTVGIVDGIYKLSEYPKQVNLAISLHAPNNNLRNKLVPMNRKYSIEDILKAVDYYISKTNRRVTFEYALIDGVNDSIECANELAKILSGKLVHVNLIPVNPVNGRNFKKPPKERVKEFYNVLILSGIQVTIRRELGSSIAAACGQLRSRHYNISEK, encoded by the coding sequence ATGAAAAGACTCATTAAAGATTTTACCTTTGATGAGCTAAAAAAATGGGTGGAGGAGACAGGAGAGAAGCCATTTCGTGCTAACCAAATTTTTGAATGGTTGTACAAAAAGAATGCGACTGATGTAAATTCATTTACTAACATTCCAACTCAATTGCGAAAAAGAATAGAAGAAGAGTTTATTTTGAATTCTTTGAGGGTTGTAAAATATGAAAGTGATGGTGAAAGCATAAAGTTTTTGCTTGAGCTTGTTGATGGCAATGCTATTGAGTCTGTTTTTTTGCCATACAAGTATGGTAATGCAATATGTATCTCAACCCAGGTTGGTTGTAGGATGAAGTGTGCATTTTGTGCCTCAACCATTGGTGGCATGATAAGAAATCTTTCTGCAGGTGAGATGGTGGATCAGATAGTCAATATTGAGAATATCACGAAAAAGAAAATTTCTAATGTTGTTTTGATGGGGAGTGGTGAGCCATTTGACAATATTGAAAATGTGTTTAAGTTCATTGATATTATAAACTCTAAAGAGGGAAAAAATATAGGCGCGAGACATATAACAATCTCAACTGTTGGGATTGTAGACGGAATTTACAAGCTCTCTGAGTATCCCAAACAGGTAAATCTTGCAATTTCTCTTCATGCCCCAAACAACAATTTGCGGAACAAATTAGTTCCAATGAATAGAAAATATTCTATCGAAGATATATTAAAAGCTGTTGATTACTATATTAGCAAAACAAATAGAAGAGTGACATTTGAGTATGCGTTAATAGATGGAGTAAACGACTCAATTGAATGTGCAAATGAACTTGCCAAGATATTATCAGGAAAACTTGTCCATGTCAACTTAATTCCTGTAAACCCAGTAAATGGAAGAAATTTCAAAAAACCACCAAAAGAAAGGGTTAAAGAATTTTATAATGTTCTTATATTATCTGGTATTCAAGTGACAATCAGAAGAGAGTTAGGAAGTAGTATTGCTGCAGCGTGTGGTCAGCTACGATCAAGACATTATAATATATCCGAAAAATAG
- the rsmB gene encoding 16S rRNA (cytosine(967)-C(5))-methyltransferase RsmB, translated as MVIFEIESRKNVNADALMEKYHHKLKKTEDRALFVELVHGVLRYKNILDYYINFVAKKGVKDKKILNILRIATYELLFLDKIPDYATVNEACELAKNVNKNQKDFVNAILRNIIRRKDEIEKALERVKEVNIKDFLSIKLSYPKFLIDYLEKSYGFDKTVKILEFLNTKPLQSIKINTKKISQAEFLKKLEACGYEYKVPELNREIVYIVKGNIKESELYRDGYFYYQDLASSFIVKWNRDDFEKASSILDLCAAPGGKTFNCAEVTRGFVVSCDVNKSKIERLRENLLRLGFDNVVVAENDALTLNEDFVGKFDIVIADLPCSGFGTIRKKPDIKWNKTKEDIENLHELQLKMLDNAAQYLKEGGIIFYSTCTLGHRENEDTVLKFLEKHKDFSLISQNTIFPDEYKCDGFFIAKLKKEGNV; from the coding sequence TTGGTCATTTTTGAGATTGAGAGTAGAAAAAATGTAAATGCAGATGCTTTGATGGAAAAGTACCATCATAAGCTTAAAAAAACAGAAGATAGAGCACTTTTTGTTGAGCTTGTACATGGTGTGCTAAGATATAAAAACATTCTTGACTATTATATAAACTTTGTTGCAAAAAAAGGTGTAAAGGACAAGAAAATACTTAACATTTTGAGAATTGCAACATACGAGCTATTATTTCTTGACAAGATTCCAGACTATGCTACAGTCAATGAGGCATGTGAACTTGCAAAAAATGTCAATAAAAATCAGAAGGATTTTGTCAATGCAATATTGAGAAACATAATAAGAAGAAAAGATGAAATAGAAAAGGCACTTGAAAGAGTAAAAGAGGTAAACATCAAGGATTTTCTTTCTATAAAACTTTCATACCCTAAGTTTTTGATTGATTATTTAGAAAAGTCTTATGGATTTGATAAGACAGTAAAAATTTTGGAATTTTTAAATACAAAACCACTGCAAAGTATAAAAATAAATACAAAAAAAATAAGCCAGGCAGAATTTTTAAAAAAGCTTGAAGCCTGTGGGTATGAGTATAAAGTGCCAGAACTAAATAGAGAGATTGTTTATATTGTCAAAGGTAATATAAAAGAAAGTGAACTTTACAGAGATGGTTACTTTTATTATCAAGACCTTGCCTCTTCATTCATTGTAAAATGGAACAGAGATGATTTTGAAAAGGCAAGCTCTATTTTGGACTTATGTGCAGCGCCAGGTGGTAAAACATTTAACTGTGCAGAGGTAACAAGAGGTTTTGTTGTTTCATGTGATGTAAATAAGTCAAAGATTGAGCGTTTGAGAGAAAATCTATTGAGGCTTGGCTTTGACAATGTTGTAGTTGCTGAAAATGACGCTCTTACGTTGAATGAAGATTTTGTAGGGAAATTCGATATTGTAATTGCAGACCTTCCTTGTTCTGGTTTTGGAACAATTAGAAAAAAGCCTGATATTAAATGGAATAAGACCAAAGAGGATATTGAGAACTTGCATGAACTTCAGCTAAAAATGCTTGACAACGCTGCACAGTATTTAAAAGAGGGTGGTATAATATTTTACAGCACATGCACGCTTGGACACAGGGAAAATGAAGACACTGTATTAAAATTTTTGGAGAAACATAAGGATTTTAGTCTAATCTCTCAAAATACAATATTTCCTGATGAATATAAATGTGATGGATTTTTTATTGCAAAACTTAAGAAAGAGGGCAATGTATAG
- a CDS encoding zinc metallopeptidase → MFYYFDPIYLIFAIPAFLISIFAQIKVQAAFSKYSKMKSFSGMTGAEVAKSILWANGIYDVKVEYVPGLLTDHYDPRFKVLRLSSGVFDSNSIAAIGVAAHEAGHAIQHYERYPWLSLRSAMVPVVNIGSNLAFPLILIGLLFRNGDIFINLGILLFSLAVLFTLITLPVEVNASKRAIQALKLAGVVMPSEEEGVKKVLKAAAMTYVAAVAVAILQLLYYLSLVQRRRDD, encoded by the coding sequence ATGTTTTACTACTTTGACCCAATATATTTAATCTTTGCGATACCTGCATTTTTGATTTCAATATTTGCCCAAATAAAAGTTCAAGCAGCTTTTTCAAAGTACTCTAAGATGAAAAGTTTTTCTGGAATGACAGGAGCAGAGGTTGCAAAAAGTATCCTGTGGGCAAATGGTATTTACGATGTTAAGGTGGAATATGTCCCTGGTCTTTTGACAGACCATTATGACCCACGCTTTAAGGTTTTGAGGTTATCAAGCGGTGTATTTGACTCAAATTCAATTGCAGCAATAGGTGTTGCTGCCCATGAAGCAGGTCATGCAATACAGCATTACGAAAGATATCCTTGGCTTTCTTTGAGAAGTGCAATGGTCCCAGTTGTAAATATAGGTTCAAACCTTGCGTTTCCGCTAATATTAATAGGTCTTTTGTTTAGAAACGGCGATATTTTTATAAATCTTGGAATACTTCTATTTTCTCTTGCAGTTTTGTTTACCTTAATTACTTTGCCAGTTGAGGTAAATGCAAGCAAAAGGGCTATTCAGGCCTTGAAATTGGCAGGAGTGGTTATGCCTTCAGAAGAAGAGGGTGTTAAAAAGGTTTTGAAGGCTGCAGCAATGACATATGTTGCAGCTGTCGCTGTTGCAATACTTCAGCTTTTGTATTATTTAAGCTTAGTTCAAAGAAGAAGGGATGATTGA
- the fmt gene encoding methionyl-tRNA formyltransferase, which produces MGTPDFAANILQKLIEEPQFNIKLVVTQPDKPVGRKQILTPPPVKEFALKFNLNVVQPDRLKGNEEFFEVLKKINPEVIVVVAYGKILPKEILQIPKYGCINVHASLLPEYRGAAPIQRVLMDGKNYTGITIMKMDEGLDTGDILLQEGIEIEQNDDVITLSKKLSELGAKLLIETLKNISNIVPVKQDATKATYAPPIDKKEGQISWDMSAVQIYNRFRALKIWPGIFTIYKGKLLKIHEMEIAKLDNLENVQNGTILGINETGILVKVKDGVIKLKELQLEGGRKMSARDFVNGYKIKKGDILS; this is translated from the coding sequence ATGGGAACACCAGATTTTGCAGCAAATATTTTACAGAAATTAATTGAGGAACCGCAATTTAATATAAAACTCGTAGTAACTCAGCCCGACAAGCCAGTTGGAAGAAAACAGATTTTAACCCCACCACCAGTCAAAGAATTTGCGTTAAAATTTAATCTTAATGTAGTCCAGCCAGATAGGTTAAAAGGTAATGAAGAGTTTTTTGAAGTCTTGAAAAAGATAAATCCAGAGGTAATTGTAGTCGTGGCCTATGGGAAAATACTTCCAAAAGAAATTTTGCAAATACCCAAGTACGGATGCATTAATGTCCATGCCTCGCTTTTGCCTGAATACAGAGGTGCTGCACCTATTCAAAGAGTGCTGATGGATGGGAAAAATTATACAGGCATTACAATTATGAAGATGGATGAAGGGCTTGACACGGGAGATATTCTACTTCAAGAGGGAATAGAAATAGAGCAAAATGATGATGTTATAACCCTTTCTAAGAAGCTGTCTGAGCTTGGTGCAAAGCTTTTGATTGAGACTTTAAAGAATATCTCAAATATTGTGCCAGTAAAACAAGACGCTACAAAAGCCACATACGCTCCTCCAATTGATAAAAAGGAAGGTCAAATTTCTTGGGATATGAGTGCAGTGCAGATTTACAACAGGTTCAGAGCTTTAAAAATTTGGCCTGGCATATTTACAATTTATAAAGGGAAACTTCTAAAGATTCATGAGATGGAGATTGCAAAACTTGACAATCTTGAAAATGTACAAAATGGCACAATATTGGGAATTAATGAGACCGGGATTCTTGTTAAGGTAAAAGATGGTGTAATTAAATTAAAAGAACTTCAATTAGAAGGCGGCAGAAAAATGAGTGCAAGAGATTTTGTTAATGGGTATAAAATAAAAAAAGGTGATATTTTGAGCTGA
- the def gene encoding peptide deformylase produces the protein MALRKIRIYEDEILRKKSKTVEKFDKRLHDLLDDMKETMYEANGIGLAAPQVGILKRAIVVDPGDGAIELVNPQIEYSEGSQIDIEGCLSVPNVWGEVERPKKVIVRGQNRHGEEIKIEAEDLLARALCHEIDHLDGILFIDKVIRFVTEEEVEKKRSKGQKMDLK, from the coding sequence ATGGCTTTGAGAAAGATAAGGATTTATGAAGATGAGATACTTCGCAAAAAGTCTAAAACTGTTGAGAAGTTTGATAAAAGGCTGCATGACCTCCTTGACGACATGAAAGAGACAATGTATGAGGCAAACGGGATTGGACTTGCCGCACCACAAGTTGGAATTTTGAAAAGAGCTATTGTGGTCGACCCAGGTGATGGTGCAATTGAACTTGTGAATCCACAAATAGAGTATTCTGAAGGAAGTCAGATAGATATCGAAGGGTGTCTTTCTGTTCCAAATGTATGGGGAGAGGTTGAAAGACCCAAAAAAGTCATTGTAAGAGGACAAAACAGGCACGGAGAAGAGATCAAAATTGAAGCTGAGGATTTGCTTGCAAGGGCTTTGTGCCATGAGATAGATCATCTTGATGGAATCCTGTTTATTGACAAGGTGATAAGGTTTGTTACTGAAGAAGAAGTTGAGAAAAAGCGCTCAAAAGGGCAAAAGATGGATTTGAAATAA